A region of the Micropterus dolomieu isolate WLL.071019.BEF.003 ecotype Adirondacks linkage group LG10, ASM2129224v1, whole genome shotgun sequence genome:
GACACCTTCAGATGACACCACCAGATGTTGACTTACAGAGTTGACAGTAGCTGAGGCTCTCTCATCTGCCTGGCCTTCACTCTTCACTGTTCTTAAAGGGCCGGCTCCCTCAGATGACTTCTCCGCCTGTGGACACAGAAAGACATTAGGGCTGCGCAATTAATCGAAATATGACCAACTGTAATATCCAAATCGCAGAAGCTGCAATTTTTTaatgaaggtaaaatgtgtggcaaaacagcattataatgAAGTACTGTAGAGCTGCTGAGATGTCCCGGCCTACAAATCTTGTTCTCCAGATGTAAGAAAACGTTTCTTTGGTACAGTGCCCAACAAATGTCATACCATTATGATTTgatatgaattgtttttgtgaaaaaaatattgtgatgCAAAAATGATCATTCCCACTAATCGAGAATCATATCGTAAATCTTAATCTTtcaaaataatcgcaatatgatTTGTTTTATCATATCGTGCAACCCTAAATCACATTATCAACGAAATGGTAGACAGATACTACTTAGACGTAGAGATAAACACACTCCAGGTAACAACCTACCTGTCCAGGCTCACTGTGCATATCGACCTCCGGGAGGCTGGAAGGCTGTTCAGACGCAGCGAAGGCCTGAAACTGACTAAAGTCTGCAAAATTGGGCTGCTGGGGAATCTGTTGGGGGGAGGTGCTGGTGAGCACCGCCCCGCCTCCAGGCGCACCCTCTGCCTCTATGCGATGGCCGGTATGTGGTACTGATGTCTAGAGAGAGGGAAGAGCGAGGTGAATCACACCTGATGCAGGATATGTGATTACGTGATGCAGTTAGACCTTGTGACCCTGTGATGCATTGCACTGCAGTACCTGAACGcattgctgctgctgtaaagtAAAACAGTGTTTCTTACCTGTGTGGGCAGCGGTCGAGGTGGCACAGCAGGCGGGTAAGCTATCGTAGACGGTTGTGGTTGTCCGGGTGCAGATGTGGCAGCGAAGGTGCGGTTCATGTCGAGAGACGAGGAGCGAGAGTGAGAGGGGTGGGGGCGGGGTGGAGGGGGAGGCGGGGCTACCACCTTCAGAGCCTCTGGAGACGTACCCGACTGCGACCTGAACACAAACGTTTATGTTTCTGGAGTTAGGATAGGATGAAAAATGTTTACTGAATCTATTTAAAATTACAATTATCTGAGCAGATGTTAATAAAAGTGGAAATATGGTCAAAGATAAAAAACACTGATAATAGTGATAATGGTGTATGAGCTGTAAATTACAGTGAGAAAGTGTaagaacaaaacataaacaataaagaacataaacaaaactaaatcaCATGATAGCTACCGACCTTTGTCTTGTGATTGGCTCCTGGTCTGAGGTGAAAGAGTCTGAACTGCTGTAACCGTCACCTTCATGccggaaataaataaaaataaacgcAGCTCATAAACACTTGATCAACCTACAATCTAAAAATGTGCAGTTCACAACACAAAGCATAGAAACAGAAATTATACAAGaaaaatttcaacatttttcttggagattatttattattatagccTCAATTAAAAGGTGAActtcactgattttacacagtctgtttacaggtcttgaGGAGTACTACTGAATGTGCGAAACACAAGTTGTATAACGCCTTTTGgcgctccagagggagctgcgcAAAATCTCATATGTTGCctgaagtgatgtcacttgagtcagcatcAGTTAAGGTCTGAAGTATATAagtttgaaacaaaacaaaaacaaacaggggggtgtggagttagaaGTGCACTTATCAGTCCTCATATCTGCCTCAGGCCAGTGGCTCGAGCAACTAGCATAACTCACCAGAATCGGGTTTCAATAAGGAAGAAGAAATCACGGTCCAAAAAAGACGATATCTCTTGATTCTTCTCATCTGTTTTGATACTGTTTTTTAACCTGTCCATCATGAGTCTGACAGTGTTTCAGTAGTTCAATCtaaaatcagtggagtactCTTTTAAGCATGGACTCTTTGGCACAGCAGCCCATCCTTTACTCACCCACAGTGTTGGCGGCTACAAACTTCATGGAGGCAGATAAATTGGCTTCTTCGGACAGTTCGGGAGGTTTAGCCAGCAGTGGACTGGTAGGGTGGTTGTGGTCTGAAGGTTTGACAAATAATGCAGTGAGTGAGCGAGACGCAAGTGTTGAGTTTATCAACTGTACAGGATGACAATAACAGAAAATGAACCGTTTGCAGTCTTTCTACTAATTTCACCCCAAAAGAACTTCAGTAGCAGCTTTAAAAAGTACTAATAAGCCTGACTTATTACATTTCCACTGCAtgtttatgaatacaaaaatcCAGACTGATTATGTTTCATGAGGTTTTTGTTTACTCATAACAAATAGCAGCCTCTTGTGTTGTCTTTACCTCTCCcacatcataataataataatctttatttgtagagcacttttcaaaaacaagttacaaagtgctttaacaagtgtaaagacaataatacccaagagacaataatacaaaaacaatacaagataaaagcatgaaaacattgaaaagactaaaatacacgtttaagataaatataaaattagtaaaatacaatacaataaaagggataaaataaagtcagataagatcgggaaaggctcccctataaaagtatgttttaagaagggacttaaaagagttcactgactcagctgacctgatttcctcgggcaggctgttccagagcctcggggccctgacagcaaacgctctgtcccctttagttttcagtcgagactctggaacagacctctgcccgaggatctcaaggtacgtgctggtgcgtatgggactaaaagttcagaaatataacaaggcgagaggccatgaagagctttaaaagtgatcaataaaattttaaagtcaattctaaaacacactgggagccagtgtaatgaagctaaaataggagtaatgtggtcatatttctttgttctggttaaaagcctggcagctgagttctggacagtctggagtcgaNNNNNNNNNNNNNNNNNNNNNNNNNNNNNNNNNNNNNNNNNNNNNNNNNNNNNNNNNNNNNNNNNNNNNNNNNNNNNNNNNNNNNNNNNNNNNNNNNNNNctcactagcccaccaccacgaccactgaccctcggatgactaaaacaatcatattgaggcggacgcagttcagctagctggctatagtcattcatttgcaaccatgattcagttaaaaacataaaatctagatttgcagacaagataaaatcatttaagataaaagtcttacttgacagagatctcacattgaagaaagccattttaaatgagtttgttctgggtgctggagttggtgcagttgtcctaatccttaagagattactaatatttctgagTGGGATGTGCAcctttcggtttactggtctatgcgtgatgatgacaggaatagaagtctttggaacagtgctgggagcagacagttttacatgccagcaggtggagacagttgtttgtggcagtgaggtagagatctgttcagtgagcggtggtgtgtccaggtgtgctgcatgaatgattagtcattcacgtaagtcatgtgtggaccgcaccacattgCAAACTCATTAAGGGGACACAATGTTCTGGGCCAGGTAAACATGCACTCTCATACGGTCTCATGCGgtccataaaacacacataatgACAGAAACTGATTacattgtatatttatataactgtaaatGATGATGTCTCACCACTGCCAGTCCTCTTCAGCTCCATCTCCTGCATGTGGATCTTACTAGGTGTCATCCGGATGGGAACTGGGTGGACAATGGCCGTGTCCTGAAGGACAGATAAAAAGGGTCaagaggtgagacagacagatttatgaaggaagagaaacaggtttcacagaaagagaaggaacATCATCCGTTTACTTTGTCAGGCCTTTTCCTCCATCTGTTAATTCATTTGGTTTTACGCACAAAACAGCCTTGTGTATCAAACGCAAACAAAGAGACTTTGTGATTGTTTTTGGATTGGCccattttcacaattttcaaTATTCATTATTTCAAGAGAAGACATATAATACTGACAACATAACTTTTCTGAATATTCTAATTGAAATATTGTGATATAAGAGGGCTGCTTTTTAAACTGTTAGCAAGACGACAGGTCTCTGAACACGGCATCTTCTGTCAGTTGGGCTGAGTTGGTTAATaaaagtactttacttaagtacaaatttgaggcacttgtactttacttgagtatttccattttatgctactttatacttttactccactttAATAatttgacagctgtagttactatTTACTTGAAAGATTAAGAtattacatacaaaacataagATGAGTATATAAAATTTGACACATTGTTATAAACTGAACAACCCAATAGTGTCTTAAATTGTTTCAATTGTCTCTACATcgaccagctacaacagtaaaatgctgctcacTATGACTATAGcgtcagtaataataatccaattataatatatataataatttaacaatTGCCCATGAGCTATTTTTCTGCATTatgaatgcttttatttttgatactttaagaACATACTTAATTTTTTGTATAATGCAGTATAGATTCTTCCACAGCCTCTGTGCACATTACACCCTCTTAGTAAACTACTACCTGTGATATTTCATTAAAAGCAGCTTATTATTGTCATTCCAAATTGGGAGGGCTGAAaaaaggacattaaaaaaatttaggGGTACTTTTGTGTCACTATGCAGGTCCTACTCAATGATTTCTGGTAGGGTTAATGCCCAGAATTTCAGCGCACCTAAAAGCAATCAAAAAAAGATGCACACGCTTGCAATAAAGCAAACTGTGTTACTGCACTTTCGTCAGATTATTTGTGCAGAGCTTTTCATGAGCCAGTTATTGCTGTAAGGAAAGGAAATTCAAAGGACTTGGACAGTTCCAACAGTAAATGACCGAAACACCACGCAGTTTTACACATTCAAAAGTACTTACAGTattgaccatatatggaacaatCTGCAAAAGCAATAGTGATTGGTGGATGTCACTGTAGGAAAAAAAAGGTGATGTCCAATAGAAGCTAAGCCAGCCAAATCACAACACACACCGGCCACTGCTGATGCAGCAGACTGCACTTTGAAAGAACTTCATGCGACAAGAGTGacacagcaagagagagagagagagagagagagagagacagagcagagacAGAGCAAGAGAG
Encoded here:
- the reps1 gene encoding ralBP1-associated Eps domain-containing protein 1; this translates as MPSLNQAWPEMNQSNEQWETFSERSSSSQTLTQFDSNIAPADPDTAIVHPVPIRMTPSKIHMQEMELKRTGSDHNHPTSPLLAKPPELSEEANLSASMKFVAANTVGDGYSSSDSFTSDQEPITRQRSQSGTSPEALKVVAPPPPPPRPHPSHSRSSSLDMNRTFAATSAPGQPQPSTIAYPPAVPPRPLPTQTSVPHTGHRIEAEGAPGGGAVLTSTSPQQIPQQPNFADFSQFQAFAASEQPSSLPEVDMHSEPGQAEKSSEGAGPLRTVKSEGQADERASATVNSVKGSSGPLAPPPKPVRRRLKSEDELRPEDEQHGPQKSNIIAAVLATQPSIPRSVGKDKKAIQASIRRNKETNTVLARLNSELQQQLKDLLEERISLEVQLEQLRPFSHL